The proteins below come from a single Plantactinospora sp. KBS50 genomic window:
- the lepB gene encoding signal peptidase I gives MVRRELDRPAAEPWRRRVRRVRRQMPMWQEIPLLLVVAFCLAVLIRTFLLQAFFIPSGSMEQTLLIGDRVLVNKIVYDVRDPVRGEVVVFRGTDNWAPEAASEPTPGFLGRLGRTLGDLVGVSRPGEKDFIKRVIALPGDKVACCDADGRVTVNGHSLDESAYLWQDSPLDLPANPQECRSRQFDEVVVPPGQLFVMGDHRLVSQDARCQGPVPIANVIGRAFIIIWPHERWATLPVPATFADVPDAQAAAAFGPVPVAGTAPPAGTQPPGGADPVAGTAPAAGVPPVDPGGRTGALTPIVLSLLLTTVFGARARQRPTTRPRRLFP, from the coding sequence GTGGTACGCAGGGAGCTGGACCGACCCGCCGCCGAGCCCTGGCGCCGTCGGGTCCGTCGGGTCCGCCGGCAGATGCCGATGTGGCAGGAGATCCCGCTGCTGCTCGTGGTGGCGTTCTGCCTCGCCGTGCTCATCCGGACCTTCCTGCTCCAGGCGTTCTTCATCCCGTCCGGGTCGATGGAGCAGACCCTGCTGATCGGCGACCGGGTGCTGGTCAACAAGATCGTGTACGACGTGCGCGATCCGGTGCGCGGCGAGGTCGTCGTGTTCCGCGGCACCGACAACTGGGCGCCCGAGGCGGCCAGCGAACCCACCCCCGGCTTCCTCGGACGGCTCGGGCGCACCCTCGGCGATCTGGTCGGGGTGAGCCGACCGGGCGAGAAGGACTTCATCAAGCGGGTCATCGCGCTGCCCGGTGACAAGGTGGCCTGCTGTGACGCCGACGGTCGGGTCACGGTCAACGGGCATTCGCTGGACGAGTCGGCGTACCTGTGGCAGGACTCGCCGCTGGACCTGCCGGCGAACCCGCAGGAGTGCCGGTCCCGGCAGTTCGACGAGGTCGTGGTGCCGCCCGGCCAGCTCTTCGTGATGGGTGACCACCGGCTCGTCTCGCAGGACGCCCGGTGCCAGGGGCCGGTGCCGATCGCCAACGTGATCGGCCGGGCCTTCATCATCATCTGGCCGCACGAGCGCTGGGCCACCCTCCCGGTTCCGGCGACCTTCGCCGACGTACCGGACGCGCAGGCCGCGGCGGCGTTCGGACCGGTACCGGTCGCCGGTACGGCGCCGCCGGCCGGTACGCAACCGCCGGGCGGCGCGGACCCGGTCGCCGGTACGGCGCCGGCCGCCGGTGTGCCGCCGGTGGACCCGGGTGGGCGTACGGGCGCGTTGACCCCGATCGTGCTGTCCCTGTTGCTCACCACCGTTTTCGGCGCGCGTGCCCGGCAACGTCCCACAACTCGACCACGTAGGCTCTTTCCGTGA
- the rimM gene encoding ribosome maturation factor RimM (Essential for efficient processing of 16S rRNA), whose protein sequence is MLIVGRIGRPHGIRGEVTVEVRTDEPEARFAPGSVLGTDPGAAAGRTAGSVDVPEAYQIPGELTVLASRWHQDRLLVTFEGIPDRNVAEALRDVLLHVESAEVSAPADPDEFHDHQLIGLAVVDPAGEPLGEVTRIDHAPASDLIVLRRPEGGTALVPFVRQIVPEVDLAGRRIVVDAPPGLFDL, encoded by the coding sequence CTGCTGATCGTCGGTCGGATCGGCAGGCCGCACGGCATCCGCGGTGAGGTCACCGTCGAGGTCCGTACCGACGAACCCGAGGCCCGGTTCGCTCCCGGGTCGGTGCTGGGCACCGACCCGGGAGCGGCGGCCGGCCGCACCGCCGGATCGGTCGACGTTCCCGAGGCGTACCAGATCCCCGGCGAGCTGACCGTGCTGGCGAGCCGGTGGCACCAGGATCGACTGCTGGTGACCTTCGAGGGCATCCCGGACCGCAACGTGGCCGAGGCGCTGCGGGACGTCCTGCTGCACGTGGAGAGCGCCGAGGTGAGCGCGCCCGCGGATCCGGACGAGTTCCATGACCACCAGTTGATCGGGCTGGCGGTGGTCGACCCGGCGGGCGAGCCGCTGGGCGAGGTGACCCGGATCGACCACGCGCCCGCGAGCGACCTGATCGTGCTGCGCCGGCCGGAGGGCGGGACGGCGCTGGTGCCGTTCGTCCGGCAGATCGTCCCCGAGGTCGACCTGGCCGGTCGGCGGATCGTCGTGGACGCCCCGCCCGGCCTCTTCGATCTGTGA
- the rpsP gene encoding 30S ribosomal protein S16 has protein sequence MAVKIRLLRMGKIRNPQYRIVIADSRTKRDGRAIEFVGIYQPKLEPSLIQVKSDRVQYWLSVGAQPSEAVQRILEKTGDWQKFKGLPAPEPLKVAPERVDRKAAYEAEAKAAAGVADTPAKPAKKAAKSAPAAEKAEKPAEAAPAAATEEQAGANSGEQG, from the coding sequence GTGGCCGTAAAGATCCGGCTCCTGCGGATGGGTAAGATCCGCAACCCGCAGTACCGCATCGTCATCGCCGACTCGCGTACCAAGCGCGACGGTCGGGCGATCGAGTTCGTCGGCATCTACCAGCCCAAGCTGGAACCCTCGCTGATCCAGGTCAAGTCGGACCGGGTGCAGTACTGGCTCTCCGTCGGGGCCCAGCCGAGCGAGGCCGTGCAGCGCATTCTGGAGAAGACCGGCGACTGGCAGAAGTTCAAGGGCCTGCCCGCGCCCGAGCCGCTGAAGGTCGCCCCCGAGCGGGTCGACCGCAAGGCGGCCTACGAGGCCGAGGCGAAGGCCGCAGCCGGCGTCGCCGACACCCCGGCCAAGCCGGCCAAGAAGGCGGCCAAGTCCGCCCCGGCCGCGGAGAAGGCGGAGAAGCCCGCCGAGGCGGCCCCGGCCGCCGCGACCGAGGAGCAGGCCGGTGCCAACTCCGGCGAGCAGGGCTGA
- the trmD gene encoding tRNA (guanosine(37)-N1)-methyltransferase TrmD, which translates to MRVDIVTIFPDYLAPLELSLIGRARATGLLEVAVHDLRRWTHDVHRTVDDTPYGGGPGMVMRPEPWGEALDELAPAGAPPPRLLVPGPGGVRFGQDLAYELATEAHLLFACGRYEGIDQRVLDHAATRMPVTEISLGDYVLFGGEVAVLVVLEAVTRLLPGVLGNASSLDEESHAHGLLEAPVYTKPPSWRALDVPEILRSGDHGRIARWRRTSGLLRTAARRPDLLAALDPAELDKHDVTALREAGFQVPGSDVAE; encoded by the coding sequence ATGCGCGTCGACATCGTCACGATCTTCCCGGACTACCTGGCACCGCTGGAGCTGTCGCTGATCGGCCGCGCCCGCGCGACCGGGCTGCTGGAGGTCGCCGTACACGACCTGCGGCGCTGGACCCACGACGTGCACCGCACGGTCGACGACACCCCGTACGGCGGCGGCCCCGGCATGGTCATGCGGCCCGAGCCGTGGGGCGAGGCCCTGGACGAGCTGGCGCCGGCCGGGGCCCCGCCGCCCCGGCTGCTCGTGCCCGGTCCGGGCGGGGTGCGGTTCGGTCAGGACCTGGCCTACGAGCTGGCCACCGAGGCGCACCTGCTGTTCGCGTGCGGCCGGTACGAGGGGATCGACCAGCGGGTGCTGGACCACGCGGCCACCCGGATGCCGGTCACCGAGATCTCGCTGGGCGACTACGTCCTGTTCGGCGGCGAGGTCGCCGTGCTGGTGGTGCTGGAGGCGGTGACCCGGCTGCTGCCCGGGGTGCTGGGCAACGCCAGCTCGCTGGACGAGGAGTCGCACGCGCACGGGCTGCTGGAGGCGCCGGTCTACACCAAGCCGCCGAGCTGGCGCGCGCTGGACGTACCGGAGATCCTGCGCTCGGGGGACCACGGCCGGATCGCCCGCTGGCGCCGGACCAGCGGACTGCTGCGGACCGCGGCCCGCCGGCCGGACCTGCTGGCCGCGCTCGACCCGGCGGAGCTGGACAAGCACGACGTGACCGCGTTGCGGGAGGCCGGATTTCAGGTGCCGGGCTCGGATGTGGCAGAGTAG
- a CDS encoding ribonuclease HII, whose amino-acid sequence MLTPPRTVVRREAGLYALEQALQRRGFRHVAGADEAGRGACAGPLVAAAAILPAGRRGEIEGLADSKLLTSAARERVYDLVVQRALAYAVVVVPAEEVDGRGLHVCNVSALRRALASLSTRPDYVLTDGFRVDGLGTPGLAVWKGDRVAACVAAASVLAKVTRDRIMVELDASFPDYGFAEHKGYVTAEHSAALDRHGPCVEHRFSYVNVAAVSGRSARPPRSRRPLPERPDEAVERGGSPRGTVGVALGDQPRPPVSVGEDVAMEGGVG is encoded by the coding sequence ATGCTGACGCCGCCGCGCACGGTCGTGCGCCGGGAGGCCGGCCTGTACGCGCTGGAGCAGGCCCTCCAGCGGCGCGGCTTCCGGCACGTGGCGGGCGCCGACGAGGCGGGCCGGGGTGCCTGCGCGGGGCCGCTGGTCGCGGCGGCGGCCATCCTGCCCGCGGGTCGGCGCGGCGAGATCGAGGGGCTGGCGGACTCGAAGCTGCTCACCAGCGCGGCCCGGGAGCGGGTCTACGACCTGGTGGTGCAGCGCGCCCTGGCCTACGCGGTGGTGGTGGTCCCGGCCGAGGAGGTGGACGGGCGCGGCCTGCACGTGTGCAACGTGTCGGCGCTGCGCCGGGCGCTGGCGTCGCTGTCCACCCGCCCCGACTACGTGCTGACCGACGGGTTCCGGGTCGACGGGCTGGGCACGCCCGGCCTGGCCGTCTGGAAGGGGGACCGGGTGGCGGCCTGCGTGGCGGCGGCCAGCGTGCTGGCCAAGGTCACCCGGGACCGGATCATGGTGGAGCTGGACGCCAGCTTTCCGGACTACGGCTTCGCCGAGCACAAGGGCTACGTCACCGCCGAGCACAGCGCCGCGCTGGACCGGCACGGCCCGTGCGTCGAGCACCGGTTCTCGTACGTCAATGTGGCGGCCGTCTCGGGCCGGTCCGCCCGCCCGCCGAGGTCCCGCCGTCCGCTGCCCGAGCGCCCGGACGAGGCGGTGGAGCGCGGCGGCTCGCCAAGGGGTACCGTCGGCGTGGCGTTGGGCGACCAACCCCGGCCGCCGGTGTCGGTGGGGGAAGATGTGGCCATGGAAGGCGGAGTGGGATGA
- a CDS encoding DUF402 domain-containing protein, protein MRFEPGRLIVHRNVRRGRIGWARPTRVVSDDDRGLLLWLARGTPVAHEVAADGRVMRDMPFTEWVTLAYRTVPVRWVGASILMFLPAGAAHSVWWWFDDDGRFASWYVNLEEPGVRWDDGAVAGVDVVDQDLDVVVAADRSWVWKDEDEFVERLALPEHYWVPDEAAVRAEGERVIKMVEAGEFPFDGTWTGFAPDPAWTAPAALPPGWDRPPVR, encoded by the coding sequence ATGCGTTTCGAGCCCGGTCGGCTGATCGTCCACCGCAACGTACGCCGCGGCCGGATCGGCTGGGCGCGTCCGACCCGGGTGGTCTCCGACGACGACCGGGGGCTGCTGCTCTGGCTTGCCCGGGGCACGCCGGTGGCCCACGAGGTCGCCGCCGACGGTCGGGTCATGCGCGACATGCCGTTCACCGAGTGGGTCACCCTCGCGTACCGGACGGTCCCGGTCCGCTGGGTGGGGGCGTCGATTCTGATGTTCCTGCCGGCCGGCGCGGCGCACTCGGTGTGGTGGTGGTTCGACGACGACGGCCGGTTCGCCAGCTGGTACGTCAACCTGGAGGAGCCCGGCGTGCGCTGGGACGACGGCGCGGTGGCCGGGGTGGACGTGGTCGACCAGGATCTCGACGTGGTGGTCGCGGCGGACCGGAGCTGGGTCTGGAAGGACGAGGACGAGTTCGTCGAGCGGCTGGCCCTGCCGGAGCACTACTGGGTGCCGGACGAGGCGGCCGTGCGCGCCGAGGGGGAGCGGGTGATCAAGATGGTCGAGGCCGGCGAGTTTCCCTTCGACGGCACCTGGACCGGCTTCGCCCCGGACCCGGCCTGGACCGCGCCGGCCGCCCTGCCGCCGGGCTGGGATCGACCGCCGGTCCGGTGA
- the proS gene encoding proline--tRNA ligase, translating to MARVLTPRAEDFPRWYQDLIAKAQLADNGPVRGTMVIRPAGYAIWERMQSEMDARIKAAGAENAYFPLFIPESYLKREAQHVEGFSPELAVVTHGGGKQLAEPVVVRPTSETVIGEFMAKWVDSYRDLPLLLNQWANVVRWELRPRVFLRTSEFLWQEGHTAHATEADARAYARKILHEVYEDFMVNVLGVPVLVGRKTDRERFAGATSTYTCEGMMGDGKALQWGTSHELGQNFAKAFDITYSSAERTQEHAWTTSWGTSTRMLGGLIMSHGDDNGLRVPPRIAPVQAYVMIVKDGDGVGEAAAKLRDALRDAGVRVALDDRTDTAFGRRAVDAELKGYPVRVEVGPRDLAAGNATVVRRIDGGKAPVPVAEVVSTVLAALDADQQALYDEALALRESRTTEVGSLADAIEAAATGWARVPWSAVGVEGEREANGQGVTVRCLLRADGSVPDREDEPDLVAILGRAY from the coding sequence ATGGCACGCGTGCTCACTCCCCGTGCGGAGGACTTTCCCCGCTGGTACCAGGATCTGATCGCCAAGGCGCAGTTGGCCGACAACGGCCCGGTGCGGGGCACCATGGTGATCCGACCGGCCGGCTACGCCATCTGGGAGCGGATGCAGTCCGAGATGGACGCCCGGATCAAGGCCGCCGGGGCCGAGAACGCGTACTTCCCGCTGTTCATCCCGGAGAGCTACCTCAAGCGCGAGGCGCAGCACGTCGAGGGCTTCTCGCCGGAGCTGGCGGTGGTCACCCACGGCGGCGGCAAGCAGCTCGCCGAGCCGGTCGTGGTCCGGCCCACCAGCGAGACGGTGATCGGCGAGTTCATGGCCAAGTGGGTGGACTCCTACCGTGACCTGCCGCTGCTGCTCAACCAGTGGGCCAACGTGGTCCGCTGGGAGCTGCGGCCCCGGGTGTTCCTGCGCACCAGCGAGTTCCTCTGGCAGGAGGGGCACACCGCGCACGCCACCGAGGCGGACGCGCGGGCGTACGCCCGGAAGATCCTGCACGAGGTGTACGAGGACTTCATGGTCAACGTGCTCGGCGTCCCGGTGCTGGTCGGTCGCAAGACCGACCGGGAGCGGTTCGCCGGCGCCACCAGCACGTACACCTGCGAGGGCATGATGGGCGACGGCAAGGCGCTCCAGTGGGGCACCAGTCACGAGCTGGGGCAGAACTTCGCGAAGGCGTTCGACATCACCTACTCGTCCGCCGAGCGCACCCAGGAGCACGCCTGGACGACCTCCTGGGGGACCTCCACCCGGATGCTCGGCGGCCTGATCATGAGCCACGGGGACGACAACGGGCTGCGGGTGCCGCCGCGGATCGCGCCCGTCCAGGCGTACGTGATGATCGTGAAGGACGGCGACGGGGTCGGCGAGGCCGCGGCCAAGCTGCGGGACGCGCTGCGCGACGCGGGCGTGCGGGTAGCGCTGGACGACCGCACCGACACCGCGTTCGGCCGCCGGGCGGTGGACGCCGAGCTGAAGGGCTATCCGGTACGCGTCGAGGTGGGTCCGCGGGACCTGGCCGCCGGCAACGCCACGGTGGTCCGCCGGATCGACGGCGGCAAGGCGCCGGTGCCGGTGGCCGAGGTCGTCTCGACGGTGCTCGCCGCGCTGGATGCCGACCAGCAGGCGCTGTACGACGAGGCGCTGGCGCTGCGCGAGTCCCGGACCACCGAGGTCGGTTCGCTGGCCGACGCGATCGAGGCGGCGGCCACCGGCTGGGCCCGGGTGCCCTGGTCGGCCGTTGGTGTCGAGGGCGAGCGCGAGGCCAACGGCCAGGGCGTGACCGTGCGCTGCCTGCTGCGCGCCGACGGCTCGGTGCCGGACCGCGAGGACGAGCCGGACCTGGTGGCGATCCTCGGCCGCGCCTACTGA
- a CDS encoding NUDIX hydrolase yields MTTFIDRRAARVLLVDDVGRILLLHGSDPGRAGFDYWFTPGGGLEPGESMAAAAVRELAEETGLRLAPDELGEPVWREVTEFPFDGRWYRQEQEFFLARVPSWTPDTAGFDEIERMSIDALRWWTPAELTGTTERIYPAELAAVLGSAVDGLAVDGGPAVDGGPVVDGRAVAAGGGEAC; encoded by the coding sequence GTGACGACCTTCATTGATCGCCGTGCCGCCCGGGTGTTACTCGTCGACGACGTCGGTCGGATCCTGCTGCTGCACGGCTCCGACCCGGGCCGGGCCGGTTTCGACTACTGGTTCACCCCGGGCGGCGGGCTCGAACCGGGCGAGTCGATGGCCGCCGCCGCGGTGCGCGAGCTGGCCGAGGAGACCGGGCTGCGACTCGCGCCGGACGAACTGGGCGAGCCGGTCTGGCGGGAGGTGACGGAGTTTCCGTTCGACGGCCGCTGGTACCGGCAGGAGCAGGAGTTCTTCCTCGCCCGGGTGCCGTCGTGGACGCCGGACACGGCCGGATTCGACGAGATCGAGCGCATGTCCATCGACGCACTCCGCTGGTGGACCCCGGCCGAGTTGACCGGGACGACGGAGCGGATCTATCCGGCGGAGCTGGCTGCGGTGCTCGGCAGTGCGGTCGACGGTCTCGCGGTCGATGGCGGTCCTGCGGTGGACGGCGGTCCCGTGGTCGACGGTCGGGCGGTGGCCGCCGGGGGCGGCGAGGCATGCTGA
- the lepB gene encoding signal peptidase I, which yields MIDEQTDKPKPRSSFWKELPILLGVAILVAVLVRAFVLQTFYIPSQSMEHTLDVNDRVLVNKLVYDFRSPHRGEVIVFEAPPDWRNTPEGEDFIKRVIGVGGDHIVCCDTQRRITVNGHPLDEPYIFANVDGQHDPAADEDFDVTVPAGRLWVMGDHRSQSGDSLEHWEQSQGDIQAATITEDSVVGRAFTVFWPFSRAKWLSVPSTFDSVPGPTG from the coding sequence GTGATTGACGAGCAGACCGACAAACCCAAGCCGCGCAGTTCGTTCTGGAAGGAACTGCCCATCCTGCTGGGCGTGGCCATCCTGGTGGCGGTCCTGGTCCGCGCCTTCGTGTTGCAGACCTTCTACATCCCGTCCCAGTCGATGGAACACACGCTCGACGTCAATGACCGGGTGCTGGTCAACAAGCTCGTCTACGACTTCCGCTCGCCGCACCGCGGCGAGGTGATCGTCTTCGAGGCGCCGCCGGACTGGCGGAACACGCCCGAGGGCGAGGACTTCATCAAGCGGGTGATCGGGGTCGGCGGCGATCACATCGTCTGCTGCGACACCCAGCGTCGGATCACCGTCAACGGGCACCCGCTGGACGAGCCGTACATCTTCGCGAACGTGGACGGGCAGCACGACCCGGCGGCGGACGAGGACTTCGACGTCACCGTGCCGGCCGGCCGGCTCTGGGTGATGGGTGACCACCGGTCGCAGTCGGGCGACTCGCTGGAGCACTGGGAGCAGTCCCAGGGCGACATCCAGGCCGCGACGATCACCGAGGACTCGGTCGTGGGCCGCGCCTTCACGGTGTTCTGGCCGTTCAGCCGGGCCAAGTGGCTGTCGGTGCCGTCGACCTTCGACTCGGTGCCCGGACCGACGGGTTGA
- a CDS encoding RNA-binding protein, giving the protein MPTPASRADVALRPALEHLVKGIVDHPDDVRVRLVDSRRGKRLEVRVHPEDLGTVIGRSGRTAKALRQVIGSVGGRGVRVDIVDSY; this is encoded by the coding sequence GTGCCAACTCCGGCGAGCAGGGCTGACGTGGCGCTCCGGCCCGCGCTTGAGCACCTGGTCAAGGGCATCGTTGACCACCCGGACGACGTACGGGTCCGGCTCGTCGACTCCCGGCGGGGCAAGCGGCTCGAGGTGCGCGTGCACCCCGAGGACCTCGGAACGGTGATCGGCCGTTCCGGGCGTACCGCCAAGGCCCTGCGCCAGGTGATCGGCTCGGTCGGTGGCCGTGGCGTCCGGGTCGACATCGTCGACTCGTACTGA
- a CDS encoding amidohydrolase family protein: MALHVRGVLLPDDEVRDLWLVGDRVTFEPVPDAETVADGGYVLPGLVDAHCHIGIARGGLPITSLDQARRLARIDRDAGVLAIRDAGSPYPYPELEDEPDLPRLARAGRHVAPPKRYLRNIGLEVTAPDVVPTVTEQAQAGNGWVKLVGDWIEREAGDLALAWDVDTMTAAVQAAHAAGARAAVHTFSESAVEIMVRAGVDSVEHGTGLSLDLIDEMARRGTALVPTMINIENFGGIADQARPKFPTYAQHMLALRDRFPEVVRAAHEAGVPIYVGTDAGGGIDHGLAAEEMLMLHQRAGMPAVDVLAAASWGARAWLGFPGLVEGGLADLVVYRTDPRRDLSVVREPHRIVLRGRVLR; this comes from the coding sequence ATGGCTCTTCACGTGCGCGGTGTCCTGCTCCCCGACGACGAGGTCCGGGATCTCTGGCTGGTCGGCGACCGGGTGACCTTCGAACCGGTGCCCGACGCCGAGACCGTGGCCGACGGCGGGTACGTGCTGCCCGGTCTGGTCGATGCGCACTGCCACATCGGCATCGCCCGGGGCGGCCTGCCGATCACCTCGCTGGACCAGGCCCGCCGGCTGGCCCGGATCGACCGGGACGCCGGCGTGCTGGCGATCCGCGACGCCGGCTCGCCGTACCCGTATCCGGAACTGGAGGACGAGCCGGACCTGCCCCGGCTGGCCCGCGCCGGCCGGCACGTCGCGCCGCCCAAGCGGTACCTGCGCAACATCGGCCTGGAGGTGACGGCGCCGGACGTGGTGCCCACGGTCACCGAGCAGGCGCAGGCCGGCAACGGGTGGGTGAAGCTGGTCGGCGACTGGATCGAGCGGGAGGCCGGCGACCTGGCGCTGGCCTGGGACGTCGACACGATGACCGCCGCGGTGCAGGCCGCGCACGCGGCCGGCGCCCGGGCCGCCGTGCACACCTTTTCCGAGTCGGCCGTGGAGATCATGGTGCGGGCCGGGGTCGACTCGGTGGAGCACGGTACGGGGCTGAGCCTGGACCTGATCGACGAGATGGCCCGGCGCGGCACGGCGCTGGTTCCCACGATGATCAACATCGAGAACTTCGGTGGGATCGCCGACCAGGCCCGGCCGAAGTTCCCGACGTACGCGCAGCACATGCTGGCGCTGCGGGACCGCTTCCCGGAGGTGGTGCGGGCCGCGCACGAGGCCGGGGTGCCGATCTACGTGGGGACCGACGCCGGCGGCGGGATCGATCACGGGCTGGCGGCCGAGGAGATGCTGATGCTGCACCAGCGCGCCGGGATGCCCGCCGTGGACGTGCTGGCGGCGGCGAGTTGGGGAGCGCGAGCCTGGCTCGGCTTTCCCGGGCTGGTCGAGGGGGGACTGGCGGACCTGGTCGTCTACCGCACCGACCCGCGGCGGGACCTGTCGGTGGTCCGCGAGCCGCACCGCATCGTGCTGCGCGGCCGCGTCCTGCGCTGA
- the rplS gene encoding 50S ribosomal protein L19: MNTLDALDAQSQRTDLPDFRAGDTVKVHARVVEGNRSRVQIFQGVVIRRQGSGLRETFSVRKVSFGVGVERTYPINSPAIDRVEVVTRGDVRRAKLYYLRELRGKKAKIKEKREKQPS, from the coding sequence ATGAACACCCTGGACGCGCTTGACGCCCAGTCGCAGCGGACCGACCTGCCCGACTTCCGTGCCGGTGACACCGTGAAGGTGCACGCCCGAGTCGTCGAGGGCAACCGGTCCCGGGTCCAGATCTTCCAGGGCGTCGTCATCCGGCGTCAGGGATCGGGCCTGCGCGAGACCTTCTCGGTCCGCAAGGTCAGCTTCGGCGTCGGTGTCGAGCGGACCTACCCGATCAACAGCCCCGCGATCGACCGGGTCGAGGTCGTCACCCGCGGTGACGTGCGCCGGGCCAAGCTCTACTACCTGCGTGAGCTGCGCGGCAAGAAGGCCAAGATCAAGGAGAAGCGGGAGAAGCAGCCGAGCTGA
- the ffh gene encoding signal recognition particle protein, whose protein sequence is MFDTLSDRLSGIFTKLRGKGRLTDADIDATAREIRLALLEADVALPVVKGFIGRIKERARGAEVSQALNPAQQVIKIVHEELVAVLGGESRRLQFAKQPPTVIMLAGLQGSGKTTLAGKLARWLKAQGHQPLLVAADLQRPNAVGQLQVLGGRAEVEVYAPEPGNGVGDPVRVARDSIEHARRAARDVVIVDTAGRLGIDAEMMAQAANIRDAVDPDEVIFVIDAMVGQDAVRTAEAFRDGVGISGVVLSKLDGDARGGAALSVREVTGQPILFASTGEKLEDFDVFHPDRMASRILGMGDVLTLIEQAEQAFDADQKEKMTAKLMGGESFTLEDFLDQLIAVRRMGPIANVLSMMPGMGQMKDQLAELDDKHFDRVTAIIRSMTPGERSNPKIINGSRRARIAGGSGVTVMDVNQLLNRFADAQKMMKQMGGMMGMPGGGRRKATKSPKNKRKGNKGGGRPRSGVGAGGGMPAGFPGGVPQLPPGLDPNDLAGGGLPPGFKLPNLDFNKLGKGKRDDRRG, encoded by the coding sequence GTGTTTGACACCTTGAGTGACCGCCTGTCCGGGATCTTCACCAAGCTCCGCGGCAAGGGACGGCTCACCGACGCCGACATCGACGCCACCGCGCGCGAGATCCGGCTCGCGCTGCTGGAGGCCGACGTCGCGCTGCCGGTGGTCAAGGGCTTCATCGGCCGGATCAAGGAGCGGGCACGCGGCGCCGAGGTGTCCCAGGCGCTCAACCCGGCCCAGCAGGTCATCAAGATCGTGCACGAGGAACTGGTCGCCGTGCTCGGCGGCGAGAGTCGCCGGCTCCAGTTCGCGAAGCAGCCGCCGACCGTGATCATGCTGGCCGGCCTGCAGGGTTCCGGTAAGACCACGCTGGCCGGCAAGCTGGCCCGCTGGCTCAAGGCGCAGGGCCACCAGCCGCTGCTGGTCGCGGCGGACCTGCAACGACCCAACGCCGTCGGGCAGCTCCAGGTGCTCGGTGGTCGCGCCGAGGTCGAGGTGTACGCCCCGGAGCCCGGCAACGGCGTCGGCGACCCGGTGCGGGTGGCCCGCGACTCGATCGAGCACGCCCGGCGGGCGGCCCGGGATGTCGTGATCGTGGACACCGCCGGCCGGCTCGGCATCGACGCCGAGATGATGGCGCAGGCCGCGAACATCCGCGACGCGGTCGACCCGGACGAGGTCATCTTCGTCATCGACGCCATGGTCGGTCAGGACGCCGTACGCACCGCCGAGGCGTTCCGGGACGGCGTGGGGATCAGCGGCGTGGTGCTGTCCAAGCTGGACGGCGACGCGCGCGGCGGTGCCGCGCTGTCGGTCCGCGAGGTGACCGGCCAGCCCATCCTGTTCGCCTCCACCGGCGAGAAGCTGGAGGACTTCGACGTCTTCCACCCGGACCGGATGGCCAGCCGGATCCTCGGCATGGGCGACGTTCTCACTCTGATCGAGCAGGCCGAGCAGGCCTTCGACGCCGATCAGAAGGAGAAGATGACCGCCAAGCTGATGGGCGGCGAGTCGTTCACCCTGGAGGACTTCCTCGACCAGCTCATCGCGGTCCGCCGGATGGGGCCGATCGCCAACGTGCTGTCCATGATGCCCGGCATGGGGCAGATGAAGGACCAGCTCGCGGAGCTGGACGACAAGCACTTCGACCGGGTCACCGCGATCATCCGGTCGATGACCCCGGGCGAGCGGAGCAACCCGAAGATCATCAACGGCTCCCGGCGGGCACGGATCGCCGGCGGTTCCGGTGTCACCGTGATGGACGTGAACCAGCTGCTCAACCGGTTCGCGGACGCGCAGAAGATGATGAAGCAGATGGGCGGCATGATGGGCATGCCCGGCGGTGGCCGGCGCAAGGCCACCAAGTCGCCCAAGAACAAGCGCAAGGGCAACAAGGGGGGCGGTCGGCCGCGCAGCGGGGTCGGCGCGGGCGGCGGGATGCCGGCCGGTTTTCCCGGCGGCGTGCCGCAGCTGCCGCCAGGGCTCGACCCGAACGACCTGGCCGGTGGCGGCCTGCCACCCGGGTTCAAGCTGCCCAACCTCGACTTCAACAAGCTCGGCAAGGGCAAGCGGGACGACCGGCGCGGCTGA
- a CDS encoding DUF2469 domain-containing protein gives MSAEDLEKYETEMELQLYREYRDIVRQFSYVVETERRFYLANQVDLHVRNSDGEVYFEVEMHDAWVWDMYRPARFVKNVRVMTFKDVNVEELEKPDISLPTDSGFGN, from the coding sequence ATGAGCGCGGAAGATCTCGAGAAGTACGAGACCGAGATGGAGCTGCAGCTCTACCGGGAGTATCGCGACATCGTCCGCCAGTTCTCCTACGTGGTGGAGACGGAACGGCGTTTCTACCTGGCCAACCAGGTCGATCTGCACGTGCGCAACTCCGACGGCGAGGTCTACTTCGAGGTCGAGATGCACGACGCCTGGGTGTGGGACATGTACCGCCCTGCCCGGTTTGTCAAAAATGTTCGGGTAATGACGTTTAAGGACGTCAACGTGGAGGAATTGGAAAAGCCGGACATCTCCCTTCCCACGGACTCGGGCTTCGGCAATTAG